One part of the Ciona intestinalis chromosome 5, KH, whole genome shotgun sequence genome encodes these proteins:
- the LOC104265765 gene encoding nuclear factor interleukin-3-regulated protein-like isoform X2, translating into MNNNNLNNDDFPFVNNNRRSVGPPKLIPIGYLPNPTSFGSFPRFPNPLATNERQNHRQMQLPVRASTGSRRSRHFVPNECKDEYYWRKRKKNNEAARKSREKRKTIDSVLEDKVLFLSQENLCLRNELYALKVKYGEIDGTEAGANNLLSDKDHTDDLSMYSMLPSPSNSLSEVECKSSSNMCQRESTTPPVIYPEVPNEKDELAMHNLHKISELHTKTADGKFKDDDFEPTREVICQTREPHSILSNLAAGKFVLTSIDLPEKSPTQGVDLTIKSAARDSQAIAQNSVPGSDCVTYEAASVLVDLLKMSQNPQTPEKKLEDESGSKYNSSLPHKLRFKGRNLDV; encoded by the exons atgaataataaCAACTTAAATAATGATGACTTTCCTTTCGTAAATAACAATCGCAGAAGTGTTGGCCCACCCAAGCTTATACCAATTGGATATCTTCCTAATCCAACGTCATTTGGTTCTTTTCCACGATTTCCAAATCCATTAGCCACAAATGAACGACAAAACCATAGACAA ATGCAATTGCCAGTACGGGCAAGCACGGGGAGTCGCAGAAGTCGACATTTTGTTCCAAACGAATGCAAAGATGAATATTACTGGAGGAAACGAAAGAAGAATAACGAAGCAGCAAGAAA GTCCcgagaaaagagaaaaacaaTTGATTCTGTGTTAGAAGACAAGGTCCTATTTCTAAGCCAAGAAAACTTATGTTTAAGAAATGAATTGTACGCTTTGAAG GTTAAATATGGAGAAATTGATGGAACAGAGGCAGGTGCAAATAATCTTTTGTCAGACAAAGACCACACA GATGATCTATCTATGTATTCCATGCTCCCATCCCCATCTAACAGCCTCAGTGAAGTAGAATGCAAAAGTTCTTCAAACATGTGTCAACGAGAATCCACAACACCACCAGTCATTTACCCAGAGGTA CCCAACGAAAAGGATGAATTAGCGATGCATAATTTGCACAAAATCTCAG AGCTTCACACCAAAACAGCAGATGGCAAATTTAAAGATGATGATTTTGAACCCACGCGTGAAGTAATCTGCCAAACAAGGGAACCTCATTCTATTCTATCAAACTTAGCTGCTGGCAAGTTTGTCCTCACGTCAATTGATTTACCTGAAAAAAGTCCAACTCAAGGGGTTGATTTGACAATAAAATCTGCTGCAAGAGACTCTCAAGCTATAGCTCAAAACTCTGTTCCAGGCTCAGACTGTGTGACTTATGAAGCTGCGAGCGTTCTGGTTGACCTGTTAAAAATGTCGCAGAATCCACAAACGCCAGAGAAAAAACTAGAGGATGAAAGTGGCAGCAAATATAATTCTAGTCTTCCCCACAAGTTGCGATTTAAGGGAAGAAACTTAGATGTTTAG
- the LOC104265765 gene encoding nuclear factor interleukin-3-regulated protein-like isoform X1 has translation MNNNNLNNDDFPFVNNNRRSVGPPKLIPIGYLPNPTSFGSFPRFPNPLATNERQNHRQMQLPVRASTGSRRSRHFVPNECKDEYYWRKRKKNNEAARKSREKRKTIDSVLEDKVLFLSQENLCLRNELYALKVKYGEIDGTEAGANNLLSDKDHTDDLSMYSMLPSPSNSLSEVECKSSSNMCQRESTTPPVIYPEGPNEKDELAMHNLHKISELHTKTADGKFKDDDFEPTREVICQTREPHSILSNLAAGKFVLTSIDLPEKSPTQGVDLTIKSAARDSQAIAQNSVPGSDCVTYEAASVLVDLLKMSQNPQTPEKKLEDESGSKYNSSLPHKLRFKGRNLDV, from the exons atgaataataaCAACTTAAATAATGATGACTTTCCTTTCGTAAATAACAATCGCAGAAGTGTTGGCCCACCCAAGCTTATACCAATTGGATATCTTCCTAATCCAACGTCATTTGGTTCTTTTCCACGATTTCCAAATCCATTAGCCACAAATGAACGACAAAACCATAGACAA ATGCAATTGCCAGTACGGGCAAGCACGGGGAGTCGCAGAAGTCGACATTTTGTTCCAAACGAATGCAAAGATGAATATTACTGGAGGAAACGAAAGAAGAATAACGAAGCAGCAAGAAA GTCCcgagaaaagagaaaaacaaTTGATTCTGTGTTAGAAGACAAGGTCCTATTTCTAAGCCAAGAAAACTTATGTTTAAGAAATGAATTGTACGCTTTGAAG GTTAAATATGGAGAAATTGATGGAACAGAGGCAGGTGCAAATAATCTTTTGTCAGACAAAGACCACACA GATGATCTATCTATGTATTCCATGCTCCCATCCCCATCTAACAGCCTCAGTGAAGTAGAATGCAAAAGTTCTTCAAACATGTGTCAACGAGAATCCACAACACCACCAGTCATTTACCCAGAG GGGCCCAACGAAAAGGATGAATTAGCGATGCATAATTTGCACAAAATCTCAG AGCTTCACACCAAAACAGCAGATGGCAAATTTAAAGATGATGATTTTGAACCCACGCGTGAAGTAATCTGCCAAACAAGGGAACCTCATTCTATTCTATCAAACTTAGCTGCTGGCAAGTTTGTCCTCACGTCAATTGATTTACCTGAAAAAAGTCCAACTCAAGGGGTTGATTTGACAATAAAATCTGCTGCAAGAGACTCTCAAGCTATAGCTCAAAACTCTGTTCCAGGCTCAGACTGTGTGACTTATGAAGCTGCGAGCGTTCTGGTTGACCTGTTAAAAATGTCGCAGAATCCACAAACGCCAGAGAAAAAACTAGAGGATGAAAGTGGCAGCAAATATAATTCTAGTCTTCCCCACAAGTTGCGATTTAAGGGAAGAAACTTAGATGTTTAG